One window of Drosophila busckii strain San Diego stock center, stock number 13000-0081.31 chromosome 3L, ASM1175060v1, whole genome shotgun sequence genomic DNA carries:
- the LOC108599006 gene encoding cell death protein rpr — protein MAVAFYIPDQATLLRKAQEQEKQLLRLRQWQMATVMLNTIRQLMDSNSLTSQCLQRAGRKCCKWRKPSQ, from the coding sequence ATGGCCGTGGCCTTCTATATACCCGATCAGGCGACGCTGCTGCGCAAGGCGCAAGAGCAGGAAAAACAATTGCTGCGACTACGTCAGTGGCAAATGGCCACAGTGATGTTGAATACCATACGCCAGCTTATGGATTCCAACTCACTGACCAGCCAGTGTCTGCAGCGAGCGGGACGCAAGTGTTGCAAGTGGCGCAAACCGTCGCAATAA